The stretch of DNA GTCGTTGCCAAATTTATGATAAACAGACATTTTAGAGAAAGAAAACCTCGCTACTCATGTAACGAGCGAAATTAGAAGACTTGATTTCGATgccgagaaaacgagagaattaGAAAAGTAGTATTACGTCAGATGCGGCATGTTATTTGAGAGAATAATAAAAACAGCGGTTCAGAAATGGATTCATCATTAGCTCACCTGCGACTTTTGTGGCACTTACTGAATCGCCTAACTTACTGATCCGAGAGCAGAAACGAATTTTGAAAGGTTTGTACATATTGCCTGATGCTGTTACATTTGGAAAGCTATGAATATACGCTAATTGTTGCCAAACTTGCCGCCGCTTTTCTGTTGTTTTGGAGCCAAACAACACCCACCCGAACGACCCCCTCACTAAAGCGCAAACCAGCAATACTCGTGACGAAGATTTTTCTCACAATGAAAGTTTTTTCAAGGTTTCTAAACGGTACTCCcacagtgtgtgtaccaagttaggccataatttcattctgattttccttataggacacgtttagtggacataacgatcgtttcaatattatgttgtaattgttatttgtctccatcatttttaaaaaatcgcttttctcttcgaatactggaccaattgctttgaaattttcagttaaagataaaaattttctccagaaggctattacttttttttcgctatgacttcatcaaaattattgccattgggtggcgctacgtgtccatatatttgagcatagctctcttgttttagttttattgagatttcggggactgtctattttagcccataggtttcattccttttacagtttacacaacttgatgtaaagtaggcgaacaaaattagttaccaccatattggtacacatacttctggagcgccttctTAACTACATTTCCAAGAGAGTCTTCCTGGCCAATAAGTCACTACAACCCCCAAAATGTATCACAGtgcaatatatatttgcatTAAGATACTTCACAGCAGttttgctaaaaaaaaactaaaacagtGATAGAAAAGATCTCACAAGGTTATATAAATCAAAGACGATGTGGTCGTTACAAATATTACGTTAATCAGAAACCAACGAATATAGACATGAATTTTTCTATTCACAGTTCATGATCACAAAACTCCAGAAAAAAATAAAGCATAATATATGCCACTAAGTAGCCTACTGTACAAGCAAAACGAACAGTTGAACACATTTGCATATCAGCAGTGAACAACAAAGTTACGTTACAAAGAccgttttatatatataaacaatttgaAGTAAGAATCGGTTGATCGAAGATCTGCATGTATTAGTACATGTCGCAGTAAGAATCGGTTGATCGAAGATCTGCATGTATTAGTACATGTTGCAatcagtggtgagattcaatttttttgtcagccggttccatcacagaAGTCATAttttcacccggttctgttacaacaagtcattgacagtaaccagcaATGCTAACctgttcgctgatctcataaaactTCGTGAGACGGTTCTGTAGAACCGGTtcaaaccggctgaatcccaccactggttgcAATGTATAAGCCACTCACAAGTCTGTTAGTAATACATAAACAGAATAGGGGCGTAGCAAGGAATTTACAAAAGAAGGGGGAGGGGGGTCTGAAAATTCTAAATGCGAAGTCAGACCGTAACATCTAGCGGATCCGGGTCTTGAGTGTCCAAAAGGCGTTACAAGCTAAGAAAAAGCACTATGTATGAtagaaaaaaatgcttttttcacatttcagaAAGAAAGGGGGGTACGACCCGCAACTCCACCTGGGTACGACCGTGATACAGAACAAAGGGTCATTCAAGGTCATTTTTGATTCTTGACAACTAGGCTAGTTTCTGATCAATTCTTTCATATCTCGTCTTCGTTAAAATTTGTGTTTCAACGTTCATCCCCTGAGTATAATTAAACGTGCGTCTTCTCTTCAACATCTTCTTCATTATTTTTCAGAGTTTCTTTTTCTTCgatatgaaaaattataaaagaaataTTATAATGAGTAAGGTGACCTACTTTTAAGAATATTTTCATACGCACATAACTGCGAACAAGTCTTTTGCGATGTCATACCCTAAAAGACCAAAAGCTACAGATCTGACGACACATATcatatatttcaatatgaaattcAGAAAATTCAGAAACTAGGAGACATCGGCGTAGCCGGAAATTTTCGAATGAAgaggggggttctgaaatttctaattgcaaAGTCAGACCATAACAGCTAACGGATCCAAGTGAGTTTTCAAGAGTCTCGAGGGTCTAAAAGCGTTCCACGCTaagaaaaattgctatgtattatacagaaaaatgctttatCCTATTTTAAAATAGGGACCCCGAGTCTACCCCCCTGCTAGAAGTTACGTGGAAGCTATATAACCTAATTAGAActagaaatggcaaaaaaaatacatttcgtCACACTGCAGGTCATACCTTCATTTAAACTGCTATCTTCCTTGTTTATGACATCAGAATCGTCTTTGTTACGTGtacaaaaagaaaatattcCGAATAATACTGAAACACACAAACTCATGGCACCAAATAACAAGAACATTTTATCTCCCCCGAACGTTTGAAAGAAAATTCCTCCAAGTAAAGCACCCACGCCGTAACCTGCAATAATAGATTAGCAAAAAAGCGTTGAACTCGTGAAGATACAATAAGCTGAAAATGGTGTTTCGATGAATCagaatattgatatttttttattttttttattttttaattttatttttttcagaatattgATATATCTTAGAAGTAATTTGAAATTAGTTATCGCACAtaacttgaatataaatcatTTCAAGGCATGCTGCATCGATTGATTGATAACAAATACCATATGCGCCTTTTTCGTGAAAGAAATGCTCCAATTAGCCACATCGATTACCCAtgagggcgctccagaagtgagtgtaccaatatggaggtaactaattttgttcgcctaatttacatcaagttgtgtgaagggacggaagcctattcacttggctaacacagacagtccccgaactcgtaatagaactaaaataaggaaaatcaaaataaaattatggcctaaccctaacctggtacacatactacgggagtacccccaGGAATATGTAGTTGGGATTGTCGGACTTGACTTTTTCAATTCAAACCAACGCTAAATTCACTTATTATTGCAGCAAACTGAAtatatcgataccatatatacTTTGATGGTCCGTACAGGTGTagtaaatgaagtaaaaaaccTAAATAATCactgtttaaaataaaacaaacctgatTTAGGAagtattgagaactgacttcatgacaaaattaaactaaatttaactgTGACTTAATAAacaccaaaacaaaataatttcatcCTCACCTATTCCCCACAACGTAGCTTGTGTGATCCCCATTGTTGAAGCCTCTAATCCGAGCGGAGAAATTTTAGCAGTGTACGAGCACATCACAACCCAGGTCAGCCCCCAACTTATACCCCTCGGTGCTTCCTCGAGGATCAAATGCCAAGGTTCTGTTATCACTCCACATAATATCACCTGCAACTGAAATACGTAATATAGAGACTTATTAGAATTGTTGTGAAATCAGGTATTGTatagatcagtggtttccaaccacCGTGCCGCGGCACATTAGTGTGCCGCGAAATGATTTTGGTGTGCCACGCAGagattttatttctgaatttattttaagaaaTTCCAATTTCAAATCCTTCGAATTTACGCCACGATTtatgctaacaaacagaaacgacaTATTTGACGAGTCGTATTtggatattgtttcaattccaagttttgcataaagcgcgcccacaccgtttcgtaaaattgaaaatgccaaacaaaataacaaattattgtgcgaaatttttCCCAAATTTCACTatggaattattatttgactactagaattgccattattgccgatttattgaTTCATTGTTTGAACTGAAAATAACATTCAaaattcacgcaatgactttgtcggttttttattcactattcaatacgaaaataaaacagtacAACTGTACAAGTCAAATTATGCGAAGGTCAACTATCTTCTTAATAAATATCCGCATTCAGGCGTCAGAAAGGGTAATATTgttagcttaaaattgggacatgCAATTTACAAACCGTGGGGAGAAAGATCAAAGccggcgcaaaagataaaaatcggaataaaatcccgaattcactCCTTATGAGCTGTCTTTAACATATGTCGCCGATATTAACGAATAGTTCTCCCAGCAATATAAAACTTCGGCGTTCGCCGTTGTGTAATAATAATTGGTCCTTGTAAAAAAAAAGGAGGAAGGGCGGAAATAACTCAGCAACATTAGAATGTCTAGCGTTTTGTTGCATgttgtatatatactaaaaatacccgatattcgttaaaatatttgaattattcgatttgataaaatggtatattcacttggctaccacaggcagtccccgaactcgtaatgacTTACTGAATAAATGAGCATTCCAAAACATATTATTGGCGTGTGTCCAAATCTTTTGATCAGGGAACCggcagccaaacaaaacggtaTGTCTAGAAGAGTGCTGATGAATGTTGAAATACCTAAACGACAAAAAAACGAAATGTGAGGTAAGAGGTTATAATACAACTGTAGATGAGATCCTTTTATGGGGTCAGATAAACTGATACCCAAAATACGATAATAATCTAACGGTTACGGTTAGACTCTAACCCCTGAATAATTTTATGTTATTAGGAGATTATGCGTGTAATTTGTAAGAAgggtctatatatatataggcaacGCAATAACTCGCCGCAAAAGAAAAATCGcggcaagagcattttgctgtaaaacaagtatttgcgATAAAAACAGTTAACCGTTGgtctaattttttaattttaaactctACTCTACAGCAAACATTATAATTTTACCATAGAGTCTATGGCATAGACTACATTTTTTTAAACTACCCACAAATTTTACCTTCCAGTATCttagtgttccgcgaggcgagataaaaagcgtagGTGTTCCGGgacaaataaaatgttcgaaaaaCGCTGCCCAAACCAGTTGACCATTACCTTCACTACTTTAAAAGGAAATACCAACTTACCTAGCATCGAGCTTGGTGCGTTAAGCTTAACTTCTGCAAgccaaaacaaataaatttctttCACCGCGATATTCGCTCCATAGAATAGGACTAACACAAGGAATGCGATAGCTTTACCTCGTTTCAGCACTTCCTGGTAAAACAATACATAAAATAAGGATTGattgataatttgaattttactacGGTTTCATATTCCAATTCGATTCAATATCTAAATATTCGATTTCGAACCGAGTTATCACGTTCCCATGTGTTCAGTGATAATAAAAATGGAAGTGGTATTGATAAGAGAAATTGTTACAGTCACCTTTATATCTTTAAAACGGACTTTGGACGTATTTGAAGCTGCTTTTATCGGCAACTTTGCCGCAACCATTGCTGCACAGATCCAACAGATCAGGATACCCACAAACATTGACAAAAATGGCCGATTTGGATTTCCTTTGCCTCCATATAAATCTAGATCCCtgtctgaaacaaatcttaaggtgaaacatttgttgaaaatactattacaaaacTCAGTCCACAAACTAACACCAACAAGCTATTGAATCAAGTATTTATACATTTGCATTTCACATATCTTTCAACAAAAGTCACTTTCATGAGGTCAGAATAATCATAAAATGTTAGCATCGGTAAGCATTTCTGACAAATCCGTATTAATACAGTCGGAGGCCTATTAGATTTTTGAAGCGTGGCTCAAATGAGCataaaactaaataataaatataaaaaagcattTCATACCCTTCAAATATCCAATAAGGAGAGCTGCCGATCCCCATCCTACCGAAGCCCACAGGCGTTGGTGACCAAATCTATGACGTTTCTCTGGCCCCAATACCCCCAAAACACTTGCTTCAATGACGGGATAACTGCCAATGCTCGCAAAGGAAGATATAAAAATAAGGGTAATAAATACCCAAAATGTTACACCATATGTGTCAATTTCATTGTGGACGAATTCGTCGCAGGACTGTTGCTGGCCGTTATCATTATATGTGACGTCATAGTCAATGCATAACAACCGAGGATTGACAATCGAGTAAACAATAGCTTGGCCTAACAGGCCGTCGTACAGCTTGTCGACTTGTTGAGAGGTTAAGAGTAAAGTTAGCGTAGTAAAATTGTGATTCTTTGAATAAATCTTGCATATAGACTTTATGCTAGAGTTTGCTTTTAACATAGTTGAACTCACTGAGAAGTAGTCCTCAATAAGAGTTATATTGTCGACCACATTGGATTTAGTTGAAGTAATAGTATCATTTATCACGTAAGGAGTAATATCAATTACGGTTTTTGTTTTTCCGGGACTTCGATACATGGGGATAAGTTCAGGAGACATTTTTGAAGTGCATGACAGCGATCCAATAGCTATCGGATCCTCTTGGCAGTGTATCCAGTTAGCCTTTGGATTTCCCAAAACGCAGAAATCTTGATTTGGTGAGTATTTTTGCTCGCAGTGTATTGTCCAACAGAACGATATATTTCCAGTGTATACTTCTGCAAAATATGCAAAGTTGTTTTCTTACCTGCGTCTACAATAGGATATGCCTTTCATATTATTACTATTTTAACGAACtacagcaggggtgtgcaacttgcggcccacaaggaaataTTGTGCAGCCGCGGAGaggtgccaattttgaatagtgtgcagcccgcgaaacgagtttttaatttaatctggTACGTTTAGCGTTGCAAAGCTTATACCTGATGCCTATGACGTTTCAATGTGttagcagcggttcccaaagatATGTTTCTATTGGTTCCATTACTTTtgaactcacgtacatttgaacccatgacaattgcacctgtatgctattgcacctatggaattttttttgtttcatgggtagttaaacccatactaaccctaatccatgggttttagcacccgcatatagattgaacccgtggatatacgcatgggttcaaatgtacatgggttcaaatgtacggtcaccgtttctATTTACTAACCTCCATGTGATAGTGATACGTTCCAGCCGCTAGACACCATATCTTCTTGCGGAACAAAGTACATCGAACACAGAGTCCCACCACCACCAAGTAGAAGAATAATAAGGATTAATTTTGGCCGTCTTGTTATGTCAGTAATAGCACCGATTAACGGGGGTAAAAGAAtggaaaatattctttctaGTGTCCATATGATTCCAGTTTGTTTAGTCGACATTCCCAAGTGCTTCATGTATATCGATCGATAAAGTAGCACACATGATTCCCCTGCAAAATATAATTCATCATTATTAAGTTGGTATTAAGACGAAACATCGACGCGAAGTTAGGCATTTTTATTGGAGCGGAGTAGTATTTTcggattttttgtacaaagccctcgccaaaaaaataataaccCGCCAtcgctcaaaataagaaaattagtcaTTATCCAGTTAGGTtttcgggttaggaatgcagattgcgctggtaATCCAGATTTTTAAATTATCCCTAACTCCTACTAGATAACCACTAATTTGTGACGTTGCGGGGGTATTTTTCTCAAagctcacatttttgcattggtggcgaggctttgtacaaaagactCGTATTTTCAAACTCTCGATAGTTTCGGATTTGAAATTTACTATTCCCGGGAATCTCATAGTAATATTAGGAGGCAAAAATTTGCTCCTAAAAATAGAACCGTTtaggccagggtggtccaaacccaggcccatTTTTTCTGTGTCATACTAGCAATTTTTGTAGCTTGAACCGCTTTTTTGACCTTCAAACCCACGTTTTCCGGACCAGCTAGTTGTTTCGGTCCagcttggcaattagaaatttcagaagaatggaattatttaataataaaatttacacCCACCACTCACCagccataaaaaataaataaatgagcTTCAAAGGTATGTGACTTCGATTCACATGAAAATCGCATCTTTTATGATGATTTTTCTTCTCATTTCCATTACCAGAGTCTTCCATTCTGCCTATCAAGCAGGCCCCTCGTTCAAGTTTAACTAATtagtttttatatcaaaatatttctcGAATATACAATaagtatatatttgagcacGAAAAATTTTAGGCTTCTTTGTCTAAATATCCAATCTATGGCATCGCTAAAATTAAGGATGACTTGAATACTGGTACGAagtaaaaaaaacatcgtgATATTAGAATCCAACTGTATCGTCGCGTTGCACCTAACTGTATTTGAGTCTCGAGTAAAAGATTCAAATTCAATATCCCCGCATATCAAGGATATCACCCGCAATGCAAAAGTAGGTAATCATTTGGTTTTGTCTGATTAGGAGGAAACTAAAAAGGCATTTAAGCATGGTCCTAACATTACCTCCTTCAATGTTGGGGTTCATCAATGGCGCATATTCAACCTTGTATAAACAAACAGATTCTGTTTTCACGATTCTTTCTCACGAAAACTGTATAAACACACTGTAAATAAATCAGGAGAAATTTACTGTTATTTCATGGCATCGAATTGAGTATGCTATTAGCGGATTAAAATGATTCTGAATTCTTTCAATAAATATCAACTGCCTATACATATGGGTAGATTAGTGTACAGTACCTTGTTAGAATTCAGGTAAAATACtctctgaaataaattttgtgttCCTTATAGTAGTTACACAGTATTTGTATCGGATAATCTGTGAAAACGTTTTATAGGCTAAGCGTTACATTCACTCTATCTGTGAAACTAATATCTCAACACAGTAGTACATTTGATTTAGGAGTCTTGCTACACACTTACACTAGGGTATTCCCGTAATATAACGTTCGAGCGAGGTCGGACTATTTCAACTAGGACAGGTAGGTAACTGGCGTAGTCCCAACTAATCTCAATTTCATATGCAATttgctttttttcaaattcgtcTCATTTTATGTCATGTATCTCAtagttaactttgaattttcaCATCTGACGATATCGATTGGCCTACATAGTACGCGTTAATCGTCTTAGAAAAACAACACCATATAACGGCGTGGGCTCATTGCGTGATACTCGATACAATCAATTAGCGCTGagtaaatattgtaataatgaGTATTGTTCGTGGAATTCGAAGGACGCCATAAAAAAAAGCATCCGGGGCGAGTAGTAGCCCCTTTCCTATCTTTCATTTAAGCGTTATACTTTAGAAACCATTCTACTAAGCATCCAATATGATCGTAAACTTTTAACAAGCACAAATGTCAGCAGAAACGCACCAAGAAACAAAAAATCTCTTAATCAAATTTCACTTAGCTGTTTATCGTACGAAGTTTAGTTTAATTATTTTCGGATTCGTGTCATCAATTTTGCAAGGATAAAATTACGAAGCGATTTTACAGCGCCGATGGTCCCTTGGAGCACTGGTTCCCGGTTTTTTGATCAATTCATCCTTCGCCTCTTTTGGATTTCTATATTCCCCCATAACTATGCATAATAAACTCTGTTTCTATTATTTGTTTAATCTTTGATAGATCCTTTTCTAGTGCTATGCTGACACCGCACACTAACTTCTgcacagtggtgggattcaatttgtttgtcagccggttccatcactaaagtcatatttttcacccggttctagtacaaaaagtcattgacagtaaccagtaatgctaaccggttcgctgatctcatggAATTCCGTGGGacagttctatagaaccggtgcggaccggctgaatcccaccactgcttcTGCACAGtttgaatatttcataaaatatccATAATATGTATCACAATAATACTGAATAACTTTACAATATTTGTGAAACTACACCCAATGCAAAGCCATATTTTCTCCCAAAGAGAATCAAAATTCCTCCTTGGTTGGGAAACGTGGAGTTAGAGGCTCTAAACCCCCTTGAAGAAAACTAATATAAGAATAAGTTCGGGATAATTCATACCAGACTTCATCAGTTTACAAttatgcattttttttatatatatagctaatcattgggacctcctgaagtatgcgcaccaagatggcgcacaacctgaagtcaggatgtgtaacaggttagggttcaggttatgcgacatcttggtgcgcatacttcaggagtaccgattattgggcgctccggaagtattcgtaccaagatgacgcacaccccaaacaaccctaacctggtacacatactgtgttcaggttgtgcgcaatcttggtacgaacacttcgggagcaccgattaTTGCCTACTGCCAGAACTCGTAACCTGTCTCACAGCCTAACCTCAATTCTTGCGATTTGTTACTTTTTATAACGAActtatattctatttttatttaatataaacgTAGGCAAAACTGTCAAACGTCTGCTCCAACAGTACTTCAGTTAAAGGTTTCGCTGAATAAACACCAGAGCAAAGTTCGCAAGTAGGTTAAGTAGGCGATCATTTCGTCGCTTCGAGTTGAATAGGGAGAAAAGTCGGCCAATTGCGGTTCTTACAATCTCGCGTAATTCAATATTAAGTATTGTTAAAGATCTACGTTGTTTGAGTGATCATTTTGGCTATCATTTCAGCGATTTTCAATAGATCTCATTCACCAATGAATATTTGAGCAGCACATTTCCTTTCGTGTTTATTCTTCATTCGATATCTTTCGCTTGCGCAATATTGTGTCGTATTGTTTTAACGACCCAGTCCAGGCGTTTTGAACCAAGGGTTTATGGACTACCAACGACCCACAGAATAATTGTTTGGGAGTCGAtgcataaaattaaaacaaaataccaGAATGAACCTGCCCACAGTTTACCGACTCCATGAAGTCGAAACTGGTTATTTTTCAAACACGGAATGATTCTTGCCAAAGATATAGGtttgatattaaaaataccGGCGTCTAGTCAGAAGCTGAAACAAAATCGGCAATTTCTCCTATTTCGCCCGTAATTGTTATTTACTGGATATTGCCTAACCTGA from Styela clava chromosome 14, kaStyClav1.hap1.2, whole genome shotgun sequence encodes:
- the LOC120341273 gene encoding uncharacterized protein LOC120341273; its protein translation is MEDSGNGNEKKNHHKRCDFHVNRSHIPLKLIYLFFMAGESCVLLYRSIYMKHLGMSTKQTGIIWTLERIFSILLPPLIGAITDITRRPKLILIILLLGGGGTLCSMYFVPQEDMVSSGWNVSLSHGEVYTGNISFCWTIHCEQKYSPNQDFCVLGNPKANWIHCQEDPIAIGSLSCTSKMSPELIPMYRSPGKTKTVIDITPYVINDTITSTKSNVVDNITLIEDYFSVSSTMLKANSSIKSICKIYSKNHNFTTLTLLLTSQQVDKLYDGLLGQAIVYSIVNPRLLCIDYDVTYNDNGQQQSCDEFVHNEIDTYGVTFWVFITLIFISSFASIGSYPVIEASVLGVLGPEKRHRFGHQRLWASVGWGSAALLIGYLKDRDLDLYGGKGNPNRPFLSMFVGILICWICAAMVAAKLPIKAASNTSKVRFKDIKEVLKRGKAIAFLVLVLFYGANIAVKEIYLFWLAEVKLNAPSSMLGISTFISTLLDIPFCLAAGSLIKRFGHTPIICFGMLIYSLQVILCGVITEPWHLILEEAPRGISWGLTWVVMCSYTAKISPLGLEASTMGITQATLWGIGYGVGALLGGIFFQTFGGDKMFLLFGAMSLCVSVLFGIFSFCTRNKDDSDVINKEDSSLNEEKETLKNNEEDVEEKTHV